CTCTGGACCATCTTATGATCGCTGAACGAACCCGTGTGCAGCAGGCCGGGATGATCGCGAAACATACTCAAAAAGCCCGACTGTAAGCGATATTGAGAGCCCACGTCTTCAAGAAGCCAGGCAAAATCCTCTTTGCCGGTCGGATTGGCAAGCGCAAGCACCGAGCCTCCTTTTCGCAGATAAGCAAGGATGGCATCACGGCTCTCTATCGAGTAGGGCACGGTCGGGCCCGCCAGTACTAACGCTTTTGCGTCGTCGGGAATGGTGATGGTCGGGCCGCTGTCCGTCTGAGTGATTGTGAAGTTATAGAAACGCAAGGCGGTGATCCATTCGTCGAGTCCGTCTGGAGCGGGGCGTCCGGCAGAGGGACCGAGCTCGCCGTTTGACCGGGCGAAGTAGATCTTCGACGGCGGCAGCGATACGTGCACAAGCGCCTCGATCAGGCTCTTTTCAAACCGATCCAGATCCTTTTCGCCGTACACGTAGACCCTTCTTTCGGCGAATGGCGTTGTCGTCGATGCCTCATCGGAATACGAGCGAATCAGGATCGTGCCGTTTGTGATGCCGCGATACTCTTCGTTGCCGGGGTCGACTAAATCTGCGTTCACGATATCGACGGATAACTTCGGATTGATGAGCTTGAGCTGATCGATCATTACGCGCAGCTCTTCTGATATCGTCGTCAGTTCCGGAGGAGTGGTGCGCCGTCCCGTATCGCGGATCACCTGCTGCACGGGAAGAAAGGCGATGATACGCACGGGACGGTCGATGGCCTTGATGACGGCGCGGGCCGGTTCGCTATACGAGTACAGTCCGGGACTGAGATCAAGCGAGGCGTTGCGATAGGCCGAGATAACGTTCAGGCCTGCAAGCAGGGCGACGAGTCCGATGACCTGAAGGGCAGCCAGAGAGCCGAATCGACTGCGAATGCCCGGATCTCGTACCGTGTCTTCTGAGGCGGCCTCAAGACCGAGCCACAGGCGATAGAGGAATCCGCCGAAGAGGCCGATCAAGAAAAGCGCAAGCAGCACCGAGCGCAGACGTCCAATCGGAGTATCTTCGACGGCGCCCGTCTTATCAAGGGGCAACGAAAGAAACGACCGCACGATAAAGAGCACGCTTGCAAGGGCGAACGTTGCCCAGGCGGCTAACAGGCGCGGTCGATAGTATGCAGCGGCCGACCGGAACGAAGGAGCGGGCGCAACAAAAAAGGCGATCGGATCAACAAGCAAGGCGACAAGGGAAAGCAGGGCGAAGGCCCATCCCATCCAGCCATCGAGAGAGTTAAGCGACAGGAGCAGGCCGACGGAGCCGACAAGAAGCAGCCATGCGCCGGCGGAGCTGAGCATGCGAGAGAAACGTGTATGATTCATGATAGCAGACCTCGATACAGTGCGGTTAGTAACCTTGCTCAATTCCATCCGCGAAAGCGTCGGAACTCAAGCGCCTTCACGGCCAGGAAATGAAAGAGGACGCCGCCCGACAGGAAGAGCACCGTCCCTTTAAGCGGGATTACGCCTCTTGCAAAAGGCAGAAATTGATTGAAGGCGTGAAAGTGCGAGAAGATCTCACGGGCCGGCGAGGGAAATAGCCCCGAATAAAAACCGCCGATGTCGACGGCGATGATCACGCCGACAGCGATAAGAAGAGCCATAAACGGACTCTCGCTGACCGAGGAGGCAAAAACGCCAAGAGCGACGGCATAGTAGGCGACAGTGAGCAATCCAACGAAGGCGGCAAAGGCCTGATAGAAAGGCGTCTCGGCGATGCCGACGATGTAGATGACGTCGAGAAGAAGCAGCAATCCGGCGACGACAGAAAAGTTCATCAGTATCTTGCCCGTTACGAGCTCGAAATCTGTGACCGGAAGCGTATAGAGCAGATCAAGCGTGCCCTGACGCTTCTCGGCGACGAACGTGTTCATCGTTAAGAAAACGCTGGCGACTAACGTGAGAATGTAGAACATGCGAATCATCAGCGCTGTCACCTGTTCGTAGGTCGCTCCCTGGCTGAGGCCGAGAACGACGCTGACGAGTCCGGCAAGAAAAACGACGACGGTCAGGCTGATAGCCGGCGATCCCGAGCCCGGAAAAGAAGCGAACTCTTTTAAGAGAATCCAGCGGATGCGAAGAAGCGACTGTCGCCCGCGATTCATCGATGATTCCGTATTCATCGTCCTACCTCCATCTCTCCGCCTGTAAGCGACAGGAAGCGCTCTTCAAGGTTATTCAGCTCGTCGCCCTGAAACTCGGCGACCTTCTCGCCGCGATGCAAAATGATGACGCGGTCGCAGGTGCGCGAGACCTCGGTTAAGATGTGGCTTGAAAGAAGGATCGTATGATCCTGCGCCAGCTCGCGCACAAGCTTGCGCATCTCGACGATCTGATGCGGGTCCAGGCCCGAAACGGGCTCGTCGAATATGAGAAGCGGCGGATGCCCCATAAGCGTCTGTGCGATACCGACTCGCTTGCGATAGCCGAGCGAGAGGTGTTTGATTAAAGAATGCCGGGCCTTTTCAAGCCCGGTCTTTGACGTCACCTTTTCAAAGAGTGCATCAAACTCCGCCTCGGAAACGCCGCGCAGGCGTGCGATGAAGCGCAGGTACTGGAGTACGGTGAGCTCAGCGTAGACGGCGGGATTTTCGGGCAGATAACCGATGCGAGAACGAGCGGCCATGGGATCGGCGACGATGTCGTTCCCTTCAAGAAAGACCCTGCCCTCTGTGGGAAGCAGAAGGCCGGTGAGCACCTTGAGGCATGTCGTTTTGCCGGCGCCGTTGCGACCGAGCAATCCGACCACCTCTCCTCTGTTGATTTCAAACGATACCCGGCGAAGGGCCTGAAAATCGCCGTAGGATCGGCTCAGTCCTTCGACCTGGACCACGGGTTGCTTTGCCGACATAGATGCTCAGATGCGGGATTTGCGGCCTGTATGTCAACGTCTTTCAGGGGCAATACGGAATGACAGCAATCTGCCGTCTGCTGTACTGGATTTACTTCCCGACTGCTCAGGTGTAACTCTTTGAGTTCACTGTCGGGCTTCTCTCAGGTCACTGGTATGAAAAAGTTCGCCTTCTCTTTTGCTTCTGTACTCCTCATTTTTCTGTCCGTTCAGGGTCTTCAGGCCCAGGATGCTCTGCGAGAAGGCAAGATCGCCTTTGCAAAGCGCAATTATTCGCAGGCCATCACGCTCTTGCAGGCGGCAAAGAAGGCAAGGCCGTCCGATGGCGAGGCCTATTACTACACCGCCCTTGTGTATGAGCGCACCGGCAAGAAGGGCGCGGCCTTGAGCGAATACCGCCGGGCTACGGAATTGCAGCTCGCTCCGGAGCTGAAAGAGAAGGCCTTCTGGAAGCTTGTGCTGCACTATCGTCACGTACAGGATTGGGATAATCTCTATTCGGTATCGCAGCGCTTTTTAGCATTCCGGCCTAACAGAGAGGTCGAGAAGTTCCGGGATCAGGCCGAGGCCAATCTGAATCCCGCCCGCAAGCGCATACAGCGACTGATTGCCGAGGGCGAGGCCGACGAGAAGCGAGGGCAGCTCTCGCAGGCCGCCGCCCACTATGCCGAGGCGGCGCGTCTTGATCCCGAGAATATCAAGATCCTCTGGAAGGCCGGCGACGCCTATCGCAAGCTCGATCGTTGCCGCGACGCCCTGCCCTACTACAAAAAGGCCATCGCCGCCGATGATGATTCGTGGTACTCTCATTTTCAGGCGGGCGTCTGCCAGTACGGTCTGCGCGAATTCGACGA
This region of Leptonema illini DSM 21528 genomic DNA includes:
- a CDS encoding ABC transporter permease encodes the protein MNTESSMNRGRQSLLRIRWILLKEFASFPGSGSPAISLTVVVFLAGLVSVVLGLSQGATYEQVTALMIRMFYILTLVASVFLTMNTFVAEKRQGTLDLLYTLPVTDFELVTGKILMNFSVVAGLLLLLDVIYIVGIAETPFYQAFAAFVGLLTVAYYAVALGVFASSVSESPFMALLIAVGVIIAVDIGGFYSGLFPSPAREIFSHFHAFNQFLPFARGVIPLKGTVLFLSGGVLFHFLAVKALEFRRFRGWN
- a CDS encoding ABC transporter ATP-binding protein, with the protein product MSAKQPVVQVEGLSRSYGDFQALRRVSFEINRGEVVGLLGRNGAGKTTCLKVLTGLLLPTEGRVFLEGNDIVADPMAARSRIGYLPENPAVYAELTVLQYLRFIARLRGVSEAEFDALFEKVTSKTGLEKARHSLIKHLSLGYRKRVGIAQTLMGHPPLLIFDEPVSGLDPHQIVEMRKLVRELAQDHTILLSSHILTEVSRTCDRVIILHRGEKVAEFQGDELNNLEERFLSLTGGEMEVGR
- a CDS encoding Gldg family protein — encoded protein: MNHTRFSRMLSSAGAWLLLVGSVGLLLSLNSLDGWMGWAFALLSLVALLVDPIAFFVAPAPSFRSAAAYYRPRLLAAWATFALASVLFIVRSFLSLPLDKTGAVEDTPIGRLRSVLLALFLIGLFGGFLYRLWLGLEAASEDTVRDPGIRSRFGSLAALQVIGLVALLAGLNVISAYRNASLDLSPGLYSYSEPARAVIKAIDRPVRIIAFLPVQQVIRDTGRRTTPPELTTISEELRVMIDQLKLINPKLSVDIVNADLVDPGNEEYRGITNGTILIRSYSDEASTTTPFAERRVYVYGEKDLDRFEKSLIEALVHVSLPPSKIYFARSNGELGPSAGRPAPDGLDEWITALRFYNFTITQTDSGPTITIPDDAKALVLAGPTVPYSIESRDAILAYLRKGGSVLALANPTGKEDFAWLLEDVGSQYRLQSGFLSMFRDHPGLLHTGSFSDHKMVQSLKSVLRGAVLLSGQGFFEKRKPTEPAATQPEGTKTAYKEDLLLHSDGRAFRDRNRNGRIEPGEEAGRFVLGLLFEDTTERPSEGSTAPMPGESQRDASLTAQPGKLIVLSDANMLSNAMLAFPVDKENVRFGLDSMLWLVGGSEIPGIVVKERTDRAIQVNDDLKLRNIVLGVFGFPVASGLLLALSLYLYRRRRKFGEQNR